A DNA window from Hordeum vulgare subsp. vulgare chromosome 1H, MorexV3_pseudomolecules_assembly, whole genome shotgun sequence contains the following coding sequences:
- the LOC123417720 gene encoding peroxidase 1-like: protein MAMAIRSLLLPLALLALAASSAAVANLEIGFYSKTCPDAEKIVREEMAKIIAAAPSLAGPLLRLHFHDCFVRGCDASVLLESTEGNVAEKDAKPNKSLRGFGSVERVKAKLEAACPGIVSCADVLALMSRDAVVLAKGPFWPVALGRRDGRVSSATEASNELPPASGDVPLLAKIFASKGLGLKDLVVLSGAHTLGTAHCPSFADRLYNTTSGSVDPSLDSEYADKLRLKCRSVDDRTMLSEMDPGSFKTFDTSYYRHVAKRRGLFRSDAALLFDATTRDYVQRIATGKLDGDFFSDFSASMIKMGDVGVLTGTQGEIRKKCYALN, encoded by the exons ATGGCGATGGCGATCAGGTCTTTGCTGCTGCCTCTGGCCCTGCTGGCTCTCGCAGCTAGCTCGGCGGCGGTGGCTAATCTAGAGATCGGCTTCTACAGCAAGACATGCCCGGACGCCGAGAAGATCGTCCgcgaggagatggccaagatcaTCGCCGCCGCGCCCAGCCTGGCCGGCCCGCTCCTCCGGCTCCATTTCCACGACTGCTTCGTCAGA GGTTGTGACGCCTCTGTCCTCCTGGAATCCACGGAGGGCAACGTGGCGGAGAAGGACGCCAAACCAAACAAGAGCCTGCGAGGGTTCGGCTCCGTGGAGCGGGTCAAGGCCAAGCTCGAGGCCGCGTGCCCGGGCATCGTCTCCTGCGCCGACGTGCTCGCCCTCATGTCCCGCGACGCCGTCGTGCTGGCCAAGGGCCCCTTCTGGCCGGTGGCGTTGGGAAGGAGAGACGGCAGGGTGTCCAGCGCCACGGAGGCGAGCAACGAGCTGCCCCCGGCCTCCGGCGACGTACCTCTGCTGGCCAAGATCTTCGCCTCCAAGGGGCTCGGCCTCAAGGACCTCGTCGTCCTCTCCGGCGCCCACACGCTCGGCACGGCGCACTGCCCGTCCTTTGCGGACCGGCTCTACAACACCACCTCTGGCTCCGTCGACCCGTCCCTGGACAGCGAGTACGCCGACAAGCTGAGGCTCAAGTGCAGGAGCGTTGACGACCGCACCATGCTCTCGGAGATGGACCCCGGCAGCTTCAAGACCTTCGACACCAGCTACTACCGCCACGTCGCCAAGCGGAGGGGCCTCTTCCGCTCCGACGCCGCGCTCCTCTTCGACGCCACCACCAGGGACTACGTCCAGCGCATCGCCACCGGCAAGCTCGACGGCGACTTCTTCAGTGACTTCAGCGCGTCCATGATCAAGATGGGCGACGTCGGCGTGCTCACTGGCACCCAAGGAGAGATCAGGAAGAAGTGCTACGCCCTCAATTAG